In Halobaculum rubrum, the following are encoded in one genomic region:
- a CDS encoding bacteriorhodopsin, producing the protein MLAFTVGLWLSLGFAGMALSTLPPLWQLVADPDNRVHYLTLVGITGIAAVAYLGMALGVGTVTVDGRPLYVLRYADWLVTTLLLVGYLWLLTNAGRRALGRLLALDAAVIVLGVASVVLPTPVRFLAFAAGAAAFLALARELVVRLPRLAAFDDDRHGATFEKLRNVTVVLWTMYPVVWLLGPAGIGLLQPSTEVLVFVYLDVVAKGGFVVMAVNGLAAVGDGETAAGSDPVAAD; encoded by the coding sequence ATGCTCGCGTTCACCGTCGGACTCTGGCTGTCGCTCGGCTTCGCCGGGATGGCGCTGAGCACGCTTCCGCCCCTGTGGCAGCTCGTCGCCGACCCCGACAATAGGGTGCACTACCTCACCCTCGTGGGGATCACCGGCATCGCGGCGGTCGCGTACCTCGGAATGGCCCTCGGCGTCGGGACCGTCACGGTCGACGGACGGCCGCTGTACGTGCTCCGGTACGCCGACTGGCTCGTGACGACGCTGCTGCTCGTCGGCTACCTCTGGCTGCTGACGAACGCGGGCCGACGAGCGCTGGGTCGACTGCTCGCGCTCGATGCGGCGGTCATCGTCCTGGGGGTCGCGTCGGTCGTCCTCCCCACGCCGGTGCGGTTCCTCGCGTTCGCGGCCGGCGCCGCGGCGTTCCTGGCGCTCGCGCGAGAACTGGTCGTCCGACTGCCCCGACTGGCGGCCTTCGACGACGACCGCCACGGGGCGACCTTCGAGAAGCTCCGCAACGTCACGGTCGTCCTCTGGACGATGTACCCCGTCGTCTGGCTGCTCGGGCCGGCCGGGATCGGGCTGCTCCAGCCGTCGACGGAGGTGCTCGTGTTCGTCTACCTCGACGTGGTCGCGAAGGGCGGCTTCGTCGTGATGGCGGTCAACGGGCTCGCGGCCGTCGGGGACGGCGAGACCGCGGCGGGGTCCGACCCGGTCGCCGCGGACTGA
- a CDS encoding deoxyhypusine synthase: MSDEDHDGRDAGDDTEGIDAGDGGHHPPEREAFDHDPLGHARVRGGMTVGELVEQYGHAGIGAESVHESADVLSEMWADDDCTVFVSLAGAMVPTGMRRIVADLIRDGYVDALVTTGANLTHDAIEAIGGKHHHGDAGPPRRTGGSYSHSPSGSRDHGEERQEGKSLREHDEQLRDEEVDRIYNVYLPQEHFAEFEAHLREEVFPPLAERDGAVSIAELTAELGRANAAVNEREGVDEGPGVAAAAHEHDVPIYCPAVQDSVLGLQAWMYSQTSGLTLDALADMTPLTDQAFEADNAGCLLIGGGVPKNFTLQTMLVTPRAYDYAVQITMDPEATGGLSGATLEEARSWGKLETDAENASVYGDATVFLPLLVAAARERVEVE; the protein is encoded by the coding sequence ATGAGCGACGAGGACCACGACGGACGCGACGCCGGAGACGATACGGAGGGAATCGACGCCGGCGACGGCGGCCACCACCCGCCCGAGCGCGAGGCGTTCGACCACGACCCGCTGGGACACGCGCGGGTCCGCGGCGGCATGACCGTCGGCGAGTTGGTCGAGCAGTACGGTCACGCCGGCATCGGTGCCGAGTCGGTCCATGAGTCCGCAGACGTGCTCTCGGAGATGTGGGCCGACGACGACTGCACCGTCTTCGTCTCGCTGGCGGGCGCGATGGTCCCCACCGGGATGCGCCGCATCGTCGCCGATCTCATCCGCGACGGCTACGTCGACGCGCTCGTGACGACGGGGGCGAACCTCACCCACGACGCGATCGAGGCCATCGGCGGAAAGCACCACCACGGAGACGCCGGCCCGCCGAGGCGGACCGGCGGCTCCTACTCACACTCGCCGTCCGGCTCGCGTGACCACGGCGAGGAGCGGCAGGAGGGCAAGAGTCTCCGCGAGCACGACGAGCAGCTTCGCGACGAGGAGGTCGACCGGATCTACAACGTCTATCTCCCGCAGGAGCACTTCGCGGAGTTCGAGGCGCACCTCCGCGAGGAGGTGTTCCCGCCGCTGGCCGAGCGCGACGGCGCCGTCTCGATCGCCGAGTTGACCGCCGAGTTGGGCCGCGCGAACGCCGCCGTGAACGAACGCGAGGGCGTCGACGAGGGCCCCGGGGTCGCCGCCGCCGCGCACGAGCACGACGTGCCGATCTACTGCCCCGCCGTGCAGGACTCGGTGCTCGGGCTGCAGGCGTGGATGTACAGCCAGACCTCCGGCCTGACGCTCGACGCGCTGGCTGACATGACGCCGCTGACGGACCAGGCGTTCGAGGCCGACAACGCCGGCTGCCTGCTGATCGGCGGCGGCGTGCCGAAGAACTTCACGCTCCAGACGATGCTCGTCACCCCGCGTGCGTACGACTACGCGGTGCAGATCACGATGGACCCGGAGGCGACCGGCGGGCTCTCCGGGGCGACGCTGGAGGAGGCGCGCTCGTGGGGGAAACTGGAGACGGACGCGGAGAACGCGTCCGTCTACGGCGACGCGACGGTGTTTCTCCCGCTGCTCGTCGCGGCGGCGCGCGAGCGGGTCGAGGTCGAGTAG
- a CDS encoding carboxylate--amine ligase, which yields MDSANERRERALIPTGYDGATCACVRSLARQGVGTIVASEKPDVPAAASRYCDESVTLPPPRADLLTYRDALMALAEREDVRTIIPVRPEDTYLLSRYEASFAEHVSLVVPSMPQLERVFDRLQLAAAAEAAGVPVPETRRLSDVDDWSPDLLIKSRYNVLTGMSLDKLGPADVDVVKDIHHVGRGETPDVSEIRASMGHDPIVQEFVHTDGEFMFAGLYDHGDPLATFQHRQIRGNSYTGGGGVYRRSISDPELERVGRALLEELDWHGLACIEYMRDATTGEYVLTEINPRMWQSLPSTVHAGADFPWHCWLAATGRADAIDDGYDVGVGTHMLYGEFGYLMSVLTEDSPHVERPSVPGTLREIGASIVREPHFDYLTLDDPGPFVAGLRRALPEGVVDGLSRLPWPRYADDRAPRHS from the coding sequence ATGGACTCCGCGAACGAGAGGCGCGAGCGCGCGCTGATCCCGACAGGGTACGACGGAGCGACGTGTGCGTGCGTCCGGTCGCTCGCACGGCAGGGAGTGGGCACGATCGTCGCATCGGAGAAGCCGGACGTCCCGGCGGCCGCGTCGCGCTACTGCGACGAGTCGGTCACGCTCCCGCCACCGCGAGCGGACCTGCTGACGTATCGGGACGCGCTCATGGCGCTGGCCGAACGCGAGGACGTGCGGACGATCATCCCGGTCCGGCCGGAGGACACGTACCTGCTGTCGCGGTACGAGGCGTCGTTCGCCGAGCACGTCTCACTGGTCGTTCCGTCGATGCCGCAGTTGGAGCGCGTCTTCGACCGCCTCCAGCTCGCGGCGGCCGCGGAGGCGGCCGGCGTCCCGGTGCCCGAGACCCGGCGCCTCTCCGATGTCGACGACTGGAGCCCCGATCTGCTGATCAAATCGCGGTACAACGTCCTCACGGGTATGTCCCTCGACAAACTGGGGCCGGCTGACGTGGACGTCGTGAAGGACATCCACCACGTCGGCCGCGGCGAGACCCCCGACGTGTCGGAGATCCGTGCCTCGATGGGGCACGACCCCATCGTGCAGGAGTTCGTCCACACCGACGGGGAGTTCATGTTCGCCGGGCTGTACGACCACGGCGACCCCCTCGCGACGTTCCAACACCGCCAGATCCGCGGGAACTCCTACACCGGCGGCGGCGGCGTCTACCGTCGGTCGATCTCCGACCCGGAGCTGGAACGTGTCGGGAGGGCGCTACTGGAGGAACTCGACTGGCACGGACTCGCGTGTATCGAGTATATGCGCGACGCCACGACCGGCGAGTACGTCCTGACCGAGATCAACCCGCGGATGTGGCAGTCGCTCCCGTCGACGGTCCATGCGGGCGCCGACTTCCCCTGGCACTGCTGGCTGGCGGCGACCGGACGGGCGGACGCGATCGACGACGGCTACGACGTCGGCGTCGGAACCCACATGCTCTACGGCGAGTTCGGCTACCTCATGAGCGTCCTGACGGAGGACTCGCCACACGTCGAGCGACCCTCCGTCCCCGGAACTCTCCGGGAGATCGGCGCCTCGATCGTCCGCGAGCCACACTTCGACTACCTCACGCTCGACGACCCCGGGCCGTTCGTCGCCGGGCTCCGCAGGGCGCTTCCGGAGGGCGTCGTCGACGGCCTGTCGCGGCTGCCGTGGCCCCGCTACGCCGACGACCGCGCGCCGCGACACTCCTGA
- a CDS encoding spermidine synthase, protein MGTTRRLDALRLSRPEIAVFVSGVASMGLEILAGRMIAPQFGSSIYTWGTIIGVFLAALSYGYHRGGKQAAERATNGRMARVFLLTAAYVAGLILVGDVLLRATSGFPLPSRVASLPAVTLLFGPPTYLLGYVSPYAAELSAKEGLGEASGHVYMLGTVGSIVGAFATTYLLIPSLGIDQIALTFGALSIAAAVAISRPIDRERATVTGFVALLLVASAATGAAGYTVEGQVVHETQTPYQSLRVVDLGDTRTLYLGGQRHSAMDLNEPNRHVFEYTRYFHLPYLFANDPDEIDRVLFIGGGGFTGPKRFVHEYDDVTVDVAEIDPAVIAASKEYFRVEESERLNIHNEGGRQFLRETNHTYDLIVLDAYQKDKVPFELTTREFMSLASSRLDEDGILFANLISAASGPASKFYRAEYRTMSRVFPQVYSFPTTGGGVVQNIELVATKNDSRISEERLLARNERRDIGIDLDAEIRTYAAAPPTDDVPVLRDDRAPVDSLLDPMVGQRYVVQESDVNNSNATGSDTSESTGDREQERERRTGPALVHDVSVRPAPETEPAATPRGPDAHTIESDRTVSSTLP, encoded by the coding sequence ATGGGTACGACCCGCCGCCTCGACGCCCTCCGACTGAGCAGGCCGGAGATCGCCGTGTTCGTCTCCGGGGTCGCGAGTATGGGCCTGGAGATCCTCGCCGGGCGGATGATCGCCCCGCAGTTCGGTAGCAGCATCTACACCTGGGGAACCATCATCGGCGTGTTCCTCGCGGCGCTCAGCTACGGCTACCACCGCGGCGGCAAGCAGGCCGCAGAACGCGCGACGAACGGCCGGATGGCCCGCGTGTTCCTGCTGACGGCCGCCTACGTCGCGGGGCTGATCCTCGTCGGCGACGTGCTCCTACGCGCCACGTCGGGGTTTCCCCTCCCGAGCCGGGTCGCGTCGCTACCGGCGGTGACGCTGCTGTTCGGACCGCCGACGTACCTTCTCGGCTACGTCAGCCCGTACGCCGCCGAGCTGTCCGCGAAAGAGGGGCTGGGCGAGGCGTCGGGACACGTGTACATGCTCGGCACCGTCGGCAGCATCGTCGGGGCGTTCGCGACCACCTACCTCCTGATCCCGTCGCTCGGGATCGACCAGATCGCGTTGACGTTCGGGGCGCTCTCGATCGCGGCGGCAGTCGCGATCAGTCGGCCGATCGACCGCGAGCGCGCGACCGTCACCGGCTTCGTCGCGCTGCTGCTCGTCGCGTCGGCCGCGACCGGGGCGGCGGGCTACACAGTCGAGGGGCAGGTCGTCCACGAGACGCAGACGCCGTACCAGAGCCTCCGGGTCGTCGACCTCGGCGACACCCGAACCCTCTATCTCGGTGGCCAGCGGCACAGCGCGATGGATCTGAACGAACCGAACCGACACGTGTTCGAGTACACGCGCTACTTCCATCTCCCGTATCTCTTCGCCAACGACCCCGACGAGATCGACCGCGTGCTGTTCATCGGCGGCGGCGGGTTCACCGGCCCGAAGCGGTTCGTCCACGAGTACGACGACGTGACCGTCGACGTCGCCGAGATCGACCCCGCGGTGATCGCGGCGTCGAAGGAGTACTTCCGCGTCGAGGAATCCGAGCGGCTGAACATCCACAACGAGGGTGGCCGCCAGTTCCTCCGGGAGACGAACCACACGTACGACCTGATCGTCCTCGACGCCTATCAGAAGGACAAGGTACCGTTCGAGCTGACGACGCGGGAGTTCATGTCGCTGGCGAGCAGTCGACTCGACGAGGACGGGATCCTCTTCGCGAACCTCATTTCGGCGGCCAGCGGCCCGGCCTCGAAGTTCTACCGCGCGGAGTACCGGACCATGTCGCGGGTGTTCCCGCAGGTGTACAGCTTCCCGACCACCGGCGGCGGCGTCGTCCAGAACATCGAACTGGTCGCCACGAAGAACGACAGTCGGATCTCGGAGGAACGGCTGCTCGCACGCAACGAGCGGCGCGACATCGGCATCGACCTCGACGCGGAGATCCGGACGTACGCCGCCGCGCCGCCGACGGACGACGTGCCCGTCCTGCGCGACGACCGGGCTCCCGTCGACAGCCTCCTGGATCCGATGGTCGGCCAGCGCTACGTGGTTCAGGAGTCGGACGTGAACAACTCGAATGCCACCGGGTCGGACACAAGCGAGTCGACGGGCGACCGCGAACAGGAGCGTGAGCGGCGGACCGGCCCGGCGCTCGTCCACGACGTGAGCGTCCGTCCCGCACCGGAGACGGAACCTGCTGCGACGCCCCGCGGCCCCGACGCTCACACGATCGAGTCCGACCGGACCGTATCGTCGACGCTGCCGTAG
- a CDS encoding PAS domain S-box protein, with the protein MFHVPHFVADVAGGMGLLTLLTGAAFPLTLAVAIAVAGYWCLRCGLSAPEVRRAAIWFVLGTVGMTVVAGAMVAYQLLKGANLLHLHFVILNFATAGGLGGFVIGWYDAKNQRRRNELRVFREVVEHAGHSICLTDPDGTIEYVNGEFATQTGYDREQALGANPGILRSGVQDEAFYEEMWSTIRAGDVWHGELVNEHRDGTTYHIDQTIAPVFDDGGEIEHFIGINKDITARKEYEAELERQNERLDEFASVVSHDLRNPLTVASGRVELERAERDSDHLDTAINALERMERLIDDMLALARQGEAVGETQTVSLGSVSEAAWKQVETAGAELSVETELSIEGDPHRVQQLIENLFRNAVEHGTADGQSATGDAGDDPELRVTVGDLDDGFFVEDTGQGLPDDDRDSIFESGYTTSEDGTGLGLAIVRRIAVAHGWETSATNGPSGGARFEVTAVNVVRATTKSSAVA; encoded by the coding sequence GTGTTTCACGTCCCGCACTTTGTTGCGGACGTCGCCGGAGGGATGGGACTGCTGACCCTCCTCACCGGTGCGGCCTTCCCACTCACTCTCGCAGTAGCTATCGCTGTGGCGGGCTACTGGTGCTTGAGATGTGGGCTCTCCGCGCCCGAGGTACGGCGTGCCGCGATCTGGTTCGTTCTTGGGACGGTGGGCATGACCGTCGTCGCCGGTGCGATGGTCGCGTATCAACTTCTCAAGGGCGCGAACCTCTTGCACCTCCACTTTGTCATCTTGAACTTCGCGACTGCGGGCGGACTCGGCGGTTTCGTTATCGGGTGGTACGACGCAAAGAATCAGCGCCGACGGAACGAATTGCGCGTGTTCCGAGAGGTGGTTGAACACGCCGGGCACAGCATCTGTCTGACCGACCCCGACGGGACCATTGAGTACGTCAACGGCGAATTCGCGACCCAGACAGGGTACGACAGGGAGCAAGCACTGGGAGCCAATCCCGGAATCCTCCGTTCGGGCGTTCAGGACGAGGCGTTCTACGAGGAGATGTGGTCAACGATTCGTGCCGGCGATGTCTGGCACGGCGAACTCGTCAACGAGCATCGCGACGGGACGACGTACCACATCGACCAGACAATCGCCCCGGTTTTCGACGACGGTGGTGAGATAGAGCACTTCATCGGCATAAACAAGGACATCACCGCTCGAAAAGAATACGAGGCGGAACTCGAGCGCCAGAACGAGCGACTTGACGAGTTCGCGAGCGTTGTCTCTCACGACCTGCGGAATCCGCTGACTGTGGCGTCCGGCCGAGTTGAACTTGAGCGTGCCGAGCGTGATAGCGACCACCTGGATACGGCAATCAACGCCTTGGAACGGATGGAGCGACTCATCGACGACATGCTCGCGCTGGCGCGTCAGGGCGAAGCAGTTGGAGAAACCCAGACGGTGTCGCTCGGGTCTGTCAGCGAGGCCGCATGGAAACAGGTCGAGACGGCCGGAGCGGAACTCTCAGTGGAGACAGAGCTGTCCATCGAGGGCGACCCTCATCGCGTCCAACAGCTCATAGAGAACCTCTTTCGGAACGCAGTCGAACACGGCACTGCGGACGGGCAGTCCGCGACCGGCGATGCGGGCGACGACCCCGAACTGCGTGTGACTGTCGGAGATCTCGACGACGGGTTCTTCGTCGAAGACACTGGACAGGGCCTCCCGGACGACGATCGGGACTCGATCTTCGAGTCGGGATATACCACCAGCGAGGATGGGACTGGACTCGGACTGGCCATCGTCAGACGCATTGCCGTGGCACACGGCTGGGAAACTTCAGCGACGAACGGCCCGAGCGGTGGTGCAAGGTTCGAGGTCACTGCCGTGAACGTAGTGAGGGCTACCACGAAGTCTTCAGCCGTAGCATGA
- the heR gene encoding heliorhodopsin HeR, with translation MSTTNTVASEVDQRRSARDTQLRLWNAVMAVLHFLQGVAMVVLADQVLWPITRTRYGFNPETETIFPEAVSFIDANLPLLVAGFLFVSALAHTAIATVLYERYVEYLDRGMNPYRWYEYAVSASLMIVVIAMLAGIWDLGTLVGLFGLVAVMNLTGLLMERRNESIDETDWTPYWVGVVAGLVPWIVIAITFVGTVTASGGEFPEFVIYIYISIFVFFNLFALNMALQYREVSRWKDYLFGEKTYVLLSLVAKSLLAWQVYFGTLNSPI, from the coding sequence ATGTCTACAACGAACACAGTGGCGTCCGAAGTCGACCAGCGGAGGTCTGCCCGGGACACGCAACTCCGACTATGGAATGCCGTCATGGCTGTCCTGCACTTTCTACAGGGAGTGGCGATGGTCGTCCTGGCCGACCAGGTTCTGTGGCCGATCACACGTACCAGATACGGCTTCAACCCCGAAACCGAGACAATCTTCCCGGAAGCAGTTTCCTTCATCGACGCGAATCTCCCGCTGCTCGTAGCGGGCTTCCTCTTCGTTTCCGCCCTCGCCCACACCGCTATCGCGACCGTGTTGTACGAACGGTACGTCGAGTATCTCGACAGGGGAATGAACCCCTACCGCTGGTACGAGTACGCCGTGAGTGCCTCGCTGATGATCGTCGTCATCGCCATGCTGGCCGGCATCTGGGACCTGGGGACGCTCGTAGGGCTGTTCGGACTCGTCGCCGTGATGAACCTCACTGGATTGCTGATGGAGCGACGCAACGAGTCGATCGACGAAACCGACTGGACGCCGTACTGGGTCGGTGTCGTCGCCGGTCTCGTGCCCTGGATCGTCATCGCGATCACGTTCGTCGGCACGGTGACCGCTAGCGGCGGGGAGTTTCCCGAGTTCGTCATCTACATCTACATCTCGATTTTCGTCTTCTTCAACCTCTTCGCGCTAAACATGGCCCTACAGTACCGGGAGGTATCACGGTGGAAAGACTACCTTTTCGGCGAGAAAACGTACGTCCTGCTGAGTCTGGTTGCCAAATCCCTGTTGGCCTGGCAGGTGTACTTCGGGACGCTGAACTCCCCGATCTGA
- a CDS encoding PAS domain S-box protein: MGRRRILLAGCVLPQETNSIFGNHSLDVITRREYDEEEAALESARIDCALVRDTSTDDGRSTLATVVEAEPEVPVILCVEDGSPRNTESLPDNVVDYVRKEELETSPELVARRIKTAAGTGERSVETALSEQIETQVTLAEATFTDVSDVMADVRRDVEAKIEQVLEIGCQQFGYPLGFVTRVDSDSQEVIAAVGDHEIIQSGTTDTLSNTYCRRTIEADEPVVIDDPSEEGPEEDPAFDRFGLQCCIGAEIAFDDEVYGTLCFADNRPQDRLIGELQQSIVKTIARWIGYELERRQHEAELERQQQNLRRFKQAAENAGHAVYITDTDGTIEYVNPAFEEITGYDREDALGENPRILKSGVHDESYYDALWTTILAGDVWEEEIINNRADGEQYTGFQTIAPVFDDSGEIERFVAIQSDLSVQKQREREFRSFKQAIESSGHSIVITDTNGVIEYVNPAFEEITGYSRDEAIGATPRVLKSGEHDEAFYADLWSTILNGDVWEAELVNERADGERFVVDQTIAPVFDDDGDIERFVAVNRDITERKAYEQTLEQQRDNLEVLNQAVRHDIRNDLQLVLAYAEAVQSHVEEDGEEYIEQVLEAARDAVDITTTARDVTEMMIQSDAECRPIGLRPVLERELEDIAANHDHALVQIDGSVPAVEVLADEMLESVFRNVLTNAVQHNDKEVPEVTVSATRDDETVVIRVADNGPGISDARKSAIFDQGEMGLDSEGTGLGLYLVETLVARYGGDVQVEDNDPEGTVFVVRLQISQ; the protein is encoded by the coding sequence ATGGGTAGAAGACGGATCCTTCTGGCAGGCTGTGTACTCCCACAGGAAACGAACAGTATATTCGGAAACCACTCTCTGGACGTAATCACACGACGGGAGTATGATGAGGAGGAGGCGGCACTTGAATCTGCCCGAATCGACTGTGCACTCGTTCGTGATACCTCCACCGATGACGGCCGTTCTACACTTGCGACAGTCGTAGAGGCTGAGCCAGAAGTCCCCGTTATTCTCTGTGTCGAAGACGGCTCTCCACGGAATACTGAATCGCTCCCGGACAACGTCGTTGATTATGTTCGCAAAGAGGAACTCGAAACGAGTCCCGAACTCGTTGCTCGGCGGATCAAGACTGCCGCCGGCACAGGCGAACGAAGCGTGGAAACTGCGCTGTCAGAGCAAATCGAGACGCAGGTCACGCTCGCCGAGGCCACGTTCACGGATGTCTCTGATGTCATGGCCGATGTCCGCCGTGACGTCGAGGCGAAAATCGAACAAGTCCTCGAGATCGGCTGTCAGCAGTTCGGCTACCCCCTTGGATTTGTCACTCGAGTCGACTCGGACAGTCAGGAAGTCATCGCGGCGGTGGGCGACCACGAGATCATCCAGTCAGGGACGACGGATACACTGAGCAACACGTATTGCCGACGGACGATCGAGGCCGACGAGCCGGTCGTTATCGACGATCCGTCCGAGGAAGGACCTGAAGAGGATCCGGCATTCGATCGGTTCGGGCTGCAGTGCTGCATCGGTGCGGAAATCGCCTTTGATGACGAGGTGTATGGCACGCTCTGTTTCGCCGACAATCGTCCGCAAGACCGTCTCATTGGAGAACTCCAGCAATCCATTGTCAAGACTATTGCACGTTGGATCGGCTACGAACTCGAACGCCGCCAACACGAAGCAGAACTGGAACGCCAACAACAGAACCTCAGACGGTTCAAGCAAGCTGCCGAGAACGCTGGCCATGCCGTCTATATCACCGACACAGACGGCACTATCGAGTACGTGAACCCAGCCTTTGAGGAAATCACCGGTTACGATCGCGAGGACGCGCTCGGGGAGAACCCTCGGATTCTCAAGTCCGGTGTGCACGACGAGAGCTATTACGATGCACTCTGGACGACGATACTCGCCGGGGACGTCTGGGAAGAAGAGATAATCAACAACCGGGCGGATGGCGAGCAGTATACGGGATTCCAGACGATCGCCCCCGTGTTCGACGACAGCGGAGAGATCGAGCGGTTCGTTGCAATCCAGAGCGACCTCTCAGTACAAAAACAGCGGGAACGCGAGTTCAGGAGCTTCAAACAAGCCATCGAGTCTTCGGGCCACTCGATCGTTATCACCGATACGAACGGGGTGATCGAATACGTCAATCCCGCATTCGAGGAGATCACGGGGTACTCGAGAGACGAGGCTATCGGAGCGACTCCACGAGTTCTCAAATCGGGTGAGCACGACGAAGCGTTCTACGCCGACCTCTGGTCGACGATTCTCAACGGGGACGTTTGGGAGGCCGAACTCGTCAACGAACGGGCCGACGGCGAACGGTTCGTCGTCGATCAAACGATCGCACCGGTGTTCGATGACGACGGTGATATCGAACGGTTCGTGGCGGTCAACCGCGACATCACCGAGCGAAAAGCGTACGAACAAACGCTGGAACAACAACGGGACAACCTCGAAGTGCTCAATCAAGCCGTTCGCCACGATATTCGCAACGATCTACAGCTCGTGTTGGCCTATGCGGAGGCGGTCCAGTCTCACGTCGAGGAAGACGGCGAGGAGTACATCGAACAGGTACTTGAAGCAGCCCGTGACGCAGTCGATATCACAACGACGGCGCGAGACGTAACTGAGATGATGATCCAGTCTGATGCGGAGTGTCGTCCGATCGGGCTCCGCCCCGTTCTGGAACGAGAACTCGAGGATATCGCTGCGAACCACGATCACGCACTTGTTCAAATCGACGGCTCCGTTCCGGCAGTCGAGGTACTCGCCGATGAGATGTTGGAGTCCGTGTTCCGGAACGTACTCACGAACGCGGTTCAGCACAACGACAAAGAAGTCCCTGAAGTGACCGTCTCAGCGACCAGAGACGACGAAACTGTGGTGATCCGTGTCGCCGACAACGGTCCCGGAATCTCCGACGCTCGCAAGAGTGCGATCTTTGACCAGGGTGAAATGGGTCTCGATAGCGAGGGGACGGGACTTGGACTCTATCTCGTCGAAACACTCGTCGCACGCTACGGCGGTGATGTCCAGGTCGAGGACAACGATCCTGAAGGCACTGTGTTCGTCGTTCGGCTCCAGATCTCTCAGTGA
- a CDS encoding enoyl-CoA hydratase/isomerase family protein: MGSETDPLEGGAYDTVDVGHDGYVGRITLDRPEAMNTFSTGLAVDLDDALHELDERDDVRAVVIDGAGDAFSAGIDVSEHGDYDTKAEYEEWVARMEDPFHTLTEMHTPVVAAAHGHAAANGLGLVAACDLAVAAEGTMFGATAPKVGLFCMGPSVPLMKTLTRKRCLEMVLTGELIDAETALEWGVINRVTPEGDHVDGAVELAETMASKSPAAVQMGKQAYYEMEDMPYHEALEYSNEQFAGLCTTADANEGIEAFLSGEPLSADEWPGE, encoded by the coding sequence ATGGGATCAGAGACCGATCCACTCGAGGGCGGAGCGTACGACACTGTCGACGTCGGCCACGACGGCTATGTCGGTCGTATCACTCTTGATCGCCCGGAGGCGATGAACACGTTCAGCACCGGGTTGGCTGTCGACCTCGACGACGCGCTGCACGAACTCGACGAGCGCGACGACGTGCGGGCGGTCGTCATCGACGGTGCGGGCGACGCGTTCTCCGCGGGCATCGACGTCTCCGAGCACGGCGACTACGACACGAAAGCCGAGTACGAGGAGTGGGTCGCACGGATGGAGGACCCGTTTCACACGCTCACGGAGATGCACACGCCCGTCGTCGCCGCGGCACACGGCCACGCGGCCGCGAACGGGCTGGGGCTGGTGGCGGCGTGTGACCTCGCCGTTGCCGCCGAGGGGACGATGTTCGGGGCGACCGCGCCGAAGGTCGGACTGTTCTGCATGGGACCGTCGGTCCCGCTGATGAAGACGCTCACGCGCAAGCGATGTCTGGAGATGGTGCTCACCGGTGAACTGATCGACGCGGAGACCGCCCTGGAGTGGGGGGTCATCAACCGAGTCACCCCCGAGGGCGACCACGTCGACGGCGCCGTCGAACTCGCGGAAACCATGGCCTCGAAGAGTCCCGCGGCCGTGCAGATGGGGAAGCAGGCGTACTACGAGATGGAGGACATGCCCTACCACGAGGCGCTGGAGTACTCCAACGAGCAGTTCGCCGGACTCTGTACGACTGCGGACGCCAACGAAGGGATCGAGGCGTTCCTCTCGGGCGAACCGCTCTCGGCCGACGAGTGGCCCGGGGAGTGA
- a CDS encoding cold-shock protein: MANGTVDFFNDTGGYGFIATEDSDDDVFFHMEDVGGEDLTEGTEIEFDIEQAPKGPRATNVVRA; the protein is encoded by the coding sequence ATGGCAAACGGTACGGTCGATTTCTTCAACGACACTGGCGGCTACGGTTTCATCGCGACTGAGGACTCCGACGACGACGTGTTCTTCCACATGGAGGATGTCGGCGGCGAGGATCTGACGGAAGGAACCGAGATCGAGTTCGACATCGAACAGGCCCCCAAGGGCCCGCGCGCGACGAACGTCGTCCGCGCATAA